The genomic segment GCAAATCTTTAAATAAAAACGATGAATAACTGGAAAATATTTAAAGGAAATAGTCAACCCCATGATGATATTAACCGCCTTCCACCTCCCCCCAGTTGGCGTAAATTTACGGGGGTAGATGAAGCAATTGTTAAAGAAATTGAACAACGTTGGCTAAAGTTTTGTCAGGGTTTAGAAAAAAATACTAGGGATGAACAACGGGGTCAAAGTTTTCGGATTCAAACTGATAACAATAATGACCGCAATAGTGTGATTAATATGGTCAATGCGGCTTTATATTTAAGACGACCTTTATTAGTAACTGGAAAACCGGGGACAGGTAAAACCTCTTTAGCTTATGCGGTGGCTTATGAATTAAAATTAGGGACAGTTTTACCTTGGTATATTACCGCCCGTTCAACATTACAAGAAGGATTATATCGTTATGATGCGATCGCTCGTCTTCAAGATGTACAAATGGGCGATAAAAGTAAAGATATCGGTCGCTATATTCAATTAGGGCCATTAGGAACAGCGTTGCTTCCTTCCCCTCGTCCCCGTGTATTATTAATTGATGAAATCGACAAAAGTGATATTAATTTACCCAATGATTTACTGAATTTATTTGAAGAGGGAGAATTTGAAATCCCCGAATTAGCTCGAATTTCTCAAGAAATAAATCAAGTAGAAGTTAGAACCTATGATGGGATAGACGTACCCATAAAAGATGGAAAAGTTCGTTGTCTAAATTTCCCCTTTATTATTTTAACGAATAACGGTGAACGAGATTTTCCTCCCGCATTTCTCAGGCGGTGTTTAAGGTTAAATATGCCTTATGATCCTGATGCAACTGCGTTAATGGAAATTGTTGAAGCCCATTTAGAGAAAGATAAATTAACGCAAGATAGAACAAAAATAGAGAATTTAATTAAAAAGTTTATAGAATTACGAGAAGGAGGAGATATTGCTACAGATCAACTTTTGAATGCAATTTATATGGTGACTCGTGAATTTAAACCCGAAGCAGCAGAAGAAAATGATCTAATTGATGTGTTAATGAAATACTTAAGCAGTGCGGAGGACAGATGATTAATCAATTAATTACTGCGTTGAGTCAAGAACTGGAATTGTCAGCCGAAGAAATAGCGGATACAATTTGGTTAGCACTGCAAATTGATCAATTTTCTTCTGAAGATATTGTTCCCACCCAACCCCCCTTAAAAAGCGGAGAGTTAGAGCAACAATCATTAAAAGAGAGTGATCCCCCCCAGCCCCCTTTAAAAAGCAGGGAGTTAGATCATCCAGAAACAGTAAAAAATCAGTCACCAGAGGAACAAAAAGCAGGTATCTACCCCCGAAATCAACAACAAACCTCAAAAACTTCGGGTTTATCTTTAAAGGTTCCTGATGCTTCTTCTCTGCGGGAACCGTTAATATTAGCACGGGCATTTAAACCTTTAATGCGTCGGGTTGCTTCCGGTCAAAAATGGGTTTTAGATGAAGTTGCGACGACTGAACAAATTGCGGAAAAAGGGATTTGGATACCTGTATTAAGACCCACATTAGAACCTTGGTTAGATTTAGAATTAGTGATTGATGAATCTATTTCTATGCAGATTTGGAGACAGACAATTAAAGAGTTAGAAAAACTGTTAAAAAATTATGGAATTTTTCGAGATGTACGAGTTTGGGGACTGATGACTAATGACAATCAACAAATACAAATTCGTCGGGGTATTGGTGCTACAACAAAGAATCAATCTCCCCGGAGTCCTAAAGAATTAATAGACCCCAGTGGGCGACATTTAGTGTTAGTTGTCAGTGATTGTGTGTCATCTTTATGGCGGAATGGAAAGGTAACACCTGTATTAGAATTATGGGCAAAACAAGGGTCAATGGCAATACTTCAAATGTTGCCTAAATGGATGTGGAAAAGAACGGCGTTAGGGAAAGCTTCAGAAGTGAAATTGCAGGGATTAAACCCAGGGGTATTTAATCAGAATTTAATTGCTCAGAAAGTGTCTTTATGGGATGAATTAGATGGGGGTGTGAAAGTTCCTGTATTTACTTTAGAACCCGATAAAGCTGGAAATTGGGCGCAAATGTTGGCAGGAAAGGGGAGTATTTGGGTATCGGGATATGTGTTTAAATTAGGTACGATTTCTGTTAAAAACGAAAGTGAGTTATTGAATTTAGCACCTGATTTCAGTGCAGAATATCGCGTGCAAGGGTTTCGGGTGACTGCTTCACCAATGGCGCGAAAATTAGCAGGATTATTAGCGTCTGCTCCTGTGATTACTTTACCGATTGTACGATTAATTCAGGAAACTTTTTTAAAAGATTCTCTACAAGTTAATGTAGCTGAGGTGTTTTTAGGG from the Planktothrix sp. FACHB-1365 genome contains:
- a CDS encoding MoxR family ATPase is translated as MNNWKIFKGNSQPHDDINRLPPPPSWRKFTGVDEAIVKEIEQRWLKFCQGLEKNTRDEQRGQSFRIQTDNNNDRNSVINMVNAALYLRRPLLVTGKPGTGKTSLAYAVAYELKLGTVLPWYITARSTLQEGLYRYDAIARLQDVQMGDKSKDIGRYIQLGPLGTALLPSPRPRVLLIDEIDKSDINLPNDLLNLFEEGEFEIPELARISQEINQVEVRTYDGIDVPIKDGKVRCLNFPFIILTNNGERDFPPAFLRRCLRLNMPYDPDATALMEIVEAHLEKDKLTQDRTKIENLIKKFIELREGGDIATDQLLNAIYMVTREFKPEAAEENDLIDVLMKYLSSAEDR